The following nucleotide sequence is from Coriobacteriia bacterium.
AAGGCGGCACTGTCGAAGAGTTCACCGACCGCACGCACATGGTCGCGGAGGGCGCCCTCTCGTGCATCTCCGTCGGCGAACTCGGGAAGCGGTCAGGGGTGGAACTTCCGATCACCCAGCAGGTCCGCTCCGTCCTCTACGAGGGGCTCTCTCCCTCCGAGGGCGGCAAGACGCTGATGGGCAGAGAGGCACGCGACGAGCTCCACGGGCTCGGTCTCGTCGACGACTGAAGTGTCCAGAAGGGGAGCGAGATGACCGAGGCCATCTTCATGTCACCATCGATACTCTCGGCGGACTTCACCCGCCTGGGCGAAGCCGTGGCACTCGTGGAGGACGCGGGCGCCGACTTCATCCACGTCGACGTGATGGACGGCCACTTCGTCCCGAATCTGACGGTCGGGCCGCCGGTCGTGCGCGCCCTGAAGGACGTGGCGCGCGTGCCCCTCGACGTCCATCTGATGATCGACGACGCCGACCGGACCGTGGCGTGGTACCTCGACGCGGGAGCCGATATGGTGACGGTCCACGCGGAGGCCTCCGGCGATCTTTCCGGCCTAGTGCGGACGATCCGCGCGGCCGGAGCGAAGGCGGGCGTCTCGATCAAGCCTGCGACCCCCGTCGAGGCGCTCGCCAGGGTGGTGGGCGACCTCGACCTGATACTCGTGATGAGCGTCGAGCCCGGATTCGGCGGGCAGGCCTTCATCGGATCCTCCGTCGAGAGGATCGCGGAAGTGCGGCGGCTGTGCGAGCGAGCGCGCGTGTCTCCGCTCATCGAGGTCGACGGCGGTATCGACGAACGTAGTGCGCCGCTGGTCGTAGCTGCGGGCGCCCGCTCTCTCGTCGCGGGCAACGCGGTCTTCGGCAGCGCCGACCCTTCGGCTGCTCTACGCCGCATCCGGGAGGTCGCCGCGGCCGCCCTCTGATGACGGGCGACCTCCGTGATGCCTCAGAATAAAAGGTACTCGAGCGACTGATTCGTTGCCTCACAATAAAGGTACTCGACGTCGGACGCCTTCACCTCCTCTTTCCATCTCGGGTTCTTGCGGGCGTTGAGCTTGTAG
It contains:
- the rpe gene encoding ribulose-phosphate 3-epimerase; this translates as MTEAIFMSPSILSADFTRLGEAVALVEDAGADFIHVDVMDGHFVPNLTVGPPVVRALKDVARVPLDVHLMIDDADRTVAWYLDAGADMVTVHAEASGDLSGLVRTIRAAGAKAGVSIKPATPVEALARVVGDLDLILVMSVEPGFGGQAFIGSSVERIAEVRRLCERARVSPLIEVDGGIDERSAPLVVAAGARSLVAGNAVFGSADPSAALRRIREVAAAAL